The Elusimicrobiota bacterium genome has a segment encoding these proteins:
- a CDS encoding bifunctional acetate--CoA ligase family protein/GNAT family N-acetyltransferase: protein MENTRPSAVSESIHDIMSHKNSALDIFFTPKTVAVVGATETQGSVGRTVLKNLISNPFGGTVYPVNPKRSNVLGVKAYPRVADIPEKVDLAVVVTPAPAVPGVIRDCVQVGIKGSIIISAGFKETGPEGAALEKQVLEEARKGSLRIVGPNCLGVMNPLNGFNATFAATMARPGNVGFISQSGALMTAILDWSLQELVGFSAFLSIGSMLDVGWGDLIDYLGDDPNTHSIVLYMETIGDARAFLSAAREVALNKPIIVIKAGRTEGAAKAAASHTGSLAGSDEVLEAAFRRAGVLRVNRISDLFHMAEVLGKQPQAAGHRLTIITNAGGPGVLATDALISTGGELATITKETTETLNKFLPAAWSHNNPIDVLGDASPERYAKTLEIAAQDPASDGLLVILTPQAMTDATMTAEALKPLGQNLGKPVLASWMGGASVTTGTDILRRANIPVFAYPDTAARAFTYIARYSENLRALYETPSPAALTEESREAATRAQSLLQKVRDAGRTLLTEAEAKELLAIYGIPVVETLIAKTESDAMQQAEKVGYPVVLKLYSETITHKTDVGGVQLNIRNAEAVRTAFQSIERSVKEKAGANAFSGVTVQKMIAWKDGYELIIGSSIDPQVGPVLLFGSGGQLVEVFKDRALGLPPLNTTLARRMMERTKIYQALKGVRGRKPIDLKALETLMVRFSQLVAEQRWVKELDINPLLASPEGLVALDARVVLHDLALKDDQLPRLAIRPYPNQYVFQSKLKDDLKVTIRPIRQQDEPLMVKFHETLSERSVYLRYHQALPLPQRTSHERLLRRCFIDYDREITLVAETTHTKDQEPQLLGMARLIKLHGSNDAKFAILVSDQVQRHGLGSELLRRLIQVARDEKVCRLEADVLRENNGMQTLLQELSFKIEGTSDPAMMTASLTLG from the coding sequence ATGGAAAATACTCGTCCATCCGCTGTCTCCGAATCGATCCACGACATTATGAGCCACAAGAATTCGGCTCTGGATATTTTCTTCACCCCGAAAACAGTGGCGGTCGTCGGCGCCACGGAAACACAAGGGAGCGTCGGTCGCACCGTTCTGAAAAACCTGATCAGCAACCCTTTTGGCGGCACCGTTTACCCCGTTAACCCGAAGCGCTCCAACGTCCTGGGGGTCAAAGCGTATCCCCGTGTAGCGGACATCCCGGAAAAAGTCGATTTAGCGGTTGTAGTGACTCCCGCTCCCGCTGTCCCGGGCGTGATCCGGGACTGTGTGCAGGTCGGCATTAAAGGAAGCATCATTATTTCCGCTGGATTCAAAGAGACAGGTCCGGAAGGCGCGGCCCTGGAAAAACAGGTGCTCGAAGAAGCGCGAAAAGGCTCCCTGCGGATCGTCGGCCCGAATTGTCTGGGAGTGATGAACCCCCTGAATGGCTTTAACGCGACATTCGCCGCCACCATGGCGCGACCGGGGAATGTTGGTTTCATCAGTCAAAGCGGCGCGCTGATGACCGCCATTCTGGACTGGAGCCTTCAGGAACTCGTCGGTTTCAGCGCTTTTCTTTCCATTGGCTCCATGCTCGATGTGGGCTGGGGAGATCTCATCGATTATCTGGGAGATGATCCCAATACGCACAGCATCGTGCTTTACATGGAAACTATCGGCGACGCACGGGCTTTCCTTTCCGCCGCCCGCGAAGTCGCTCTCAACAAACCCATCATTGTGATTAAAGCGGGACGAACTGAAGGCGCGGCCAAAGCCGCCGCCTCCCATACCGGCTCTTTGGCCGGCAGCGACGAAGTATTGGAAGCCGCTTTCCGACGGGCAGGGGTCCTGCGCGTGAATCGGATTTCAGACCTCTTTCATATGGCCGAAGTTCTCGGCAAACAACCGCAGGCCGCCGGGCACCGCTTGACGATCATCACCAACGCCGGAGGCCCGGGGGTTTTGGCAACCGACGCCTTGATCAGCACCGGGGGGGAACTCGCCACCATCACCAAAGAAACGACCGAAACACTGAACAAGTTCCTGCCGGCAGCCTGGAGCCACAACAACCCGATCGATGTCCTGGGCGATGCCTCGCCCGAACGCTATGCCAAAACGCTGGAAATCGCGGCTCAGGACCCGGCGAGTGACGGACTCCTGGTGATCCTCACGCCGCAGGCGATGACCGACGCCACGATGACCGCTGAAGCGCTCAAGCCCCTCGGGCAAAATCTGGGAAAACCCGTGCTCGCCAGCTGGATGGGGGGAGCCAGCGTAACCACCGGGACCGACATTCTCCGGCGCGCCAACATCCCGGTTTTTGCTTATCCGGACACCGCGGCCCGCGCCTTCACGTATATCGCACGCTACAGCGAAAACCTGCGGGCGCTTTACGAAACTCCTTCGCCCGCGGCTCTGACCGAAGAAAGCCGGGAAGCGGCCACCCGCGCCCAATCGTTGCTGCAGAAAGTGCGCGACGCGGGACGAACTCTTCTGACCGAAGCCGAAGCTAAAGAGCTTCTGGCGATTTATGGCATTCCCGTTGTTGAAACATTGATCGCGAAAACCGAGTCGGACGCAATGCAGCAGGCCGAGAAGGTGGGGTATCCCGTCGTTCTGAAACTGTACTCCGAAACCATCACCCACAAGACCGATGTCGGCGGCGTACAACTGAATATTCGCAATGCCGAGGCGGTCCGGACGGCCTTCCAGTCGATCGAAAGATCCGTGAAAGAAAAAGCCGGCGCCAATGCTTTCTCGGGCGTGACGGTCCAGAAAATGATCGCCTGGAAAGACGGGTACGAACTGATCATCGGCAGCAGTATCGACCCGCAAGTAGGCCCGGTCCTTCTGTTCGGCAGCGGCGGACAGCTGGTGGAAGTGTTTAAAGACCGCGCGCTGGGGCTTCCTCCCCTCAACACGACTCTGGCGCGCCGGATGATGGAGCGGACCAAGATCTATCAGGCGCTCAAAGGTGTCCGCGGCCGCAAACCCATTGACCTGAAGGCCCTTGAAACCTTGATGGTCCGCTTCAGCCAGCTGGTGGCTGAACAACGCTGGGTGAAAGAACTCGACATCAACCCCCTCCTGGCTTCGCCCGAAGGACTGGTGGCCCTAGATGCACGCGTCGTTCTGCACGATCTGGCATTAAAAGATGATCAACTGCCGCGCCTGGCGATCCGTCCTTACCCGAACCAGTATGTGTTCCAAAGCAAACTAAAGGACGATCTCAAGGTCACCATCCGCCCGATCCGGCAGCAGGATGAGCCGTTGATGGTCAAATTCCATGAGACGCTTTCGGAACGCAGCGTCTACCTCCGCTATCATCAAGCCCTGCCCCTGCCCCAGCGCACCAGCCACGAACGGTTACTGCGGCGCTGTTTCATTGATTACGACCGCGAGATCACTCTCGTCGCTGAAACAACCCACACCAAGGACCAGGAACCCCAATTGCTCGGCATGGCCCGGTTGATCAAACTTCACGGAAGCAACGACGCCAAATTCGCGATCCTGGTCAGCGATCAGGTGCAGCGCCATGGCCTGGGGTCGGAGCTGCTCCGCCGGTTGATTCAGGTGGCCCGGGATGAAAAGGTGTGCCGCCTGGAGGCGGACGTTCTTCGAGAAAACAACGGCATGCAGACCCTGCTTCAAGAATTGAGCTTCAAGATCGAGGGAACGTCCGACCCGGCC
- a CDS encoding putative transporter translates to MDFLITLFHADSVAHAVLVLSLVSLGGLALGQFRVFRINLGIAGVLFAGLVFGYFHLTPNDTVLDFCRDFGLILFVYAIGLQVGPGFFSTFRRNGLSLNFASLLIVLAGVLMTVLIVRVGHVPGLVAVGLYSGGVTISPSLGAVQQVLKDVPLLPTGVSDGPALGLALAYPFGILGTILAMILVRLSFRVNVQKEAEQVLLEQPHAAPLQTMNIEVQNSNLQGKALKDIPGWEQAGVVVSRLWQDHRLSVAAPGSVLHLGDVLLAVGPRDRLEAFQIIVGKPTDLDLYTLPSLITTQRVMVTAKSAVGRSLQELNLLNRYGVTLTRVMRGSIELAAAPSLCLQFGDTVLVVGEEEAIQKASQALGNSPHQLNVPHLIPMFIGMGLGVIMGSIPFHVPGLPAPVKLGLAGGPLIVAMILARINRIGPVIWYMPIGANFMIREFGLVLFLACVGLRAGEPFFRALLNGSGWYWMACASLITLVPLMIGALFVRLVYKTNYLSLCGFLAGSMNSPALAFANAMAPSDAPAIAFATVYPLVMLLRVLTAQLLALWVLR, encoded by the coding sequence ATGGATTTCTTGATCACACTATTCCACGCCGACTCTGTCGCTCATGCGGTGCTCGTTCTCAGCCTGGTTTCCCTCGGGGGGCTGGCGTTGGGGCAGTTTCGCGTCTTCCGAATTAATCTAGGGATTGCCGGGGTGCTTTTTGCCGGCCTTGTTTTCGGATATTTCCACCTGACGCCCAACGATACGGTACTTGATTTTTGCCGGGATTTCGGCCTGATCCTTTTTGTCTATGCCATTGGCCTGCAGGTCGGCCCGGGTTTCTTCTCGACGTTTCGCCGCAACGGCCTCTCGCTCAATTTCGCTTCGCTCCTCATTGTCTTGGCCGGTGTTCTGATGACGGTGCTGATCGTCCGGGTCGGTCATGTGCCCGGGCTCGTGGCGGTGGGCCTTTATTCGGGGGGCGTGACCATCTCCCCCAGCCTCGGCGCGGTTCAACAGGTGCTGAAAGATGTCCCTCTTCTGCCGACCGGGGTGTCGGATGGACCGGCACTGGGTCTGGCGCTGGCCTATCCGTTCGGCATCCTGGGGACTATCCTGGCGATGATTCTTGTCCGCCTGAGCTTCCGTGTGAATGTTCAAAAAGAAGCCGAGCAGGTTTTGCTGGAACAACCCCATGCGGCGCCGCTTCAGACGATGAACATCGAAGTTCAAAATTCCAATCTCCAGGGAAAAGCATTGAAGGATATCCCCGGCTGGGAACAAGCGGGGGTGGTGGTCTCCCGGCTCTGGCAGGATCATCGGTTGAGCGTGGCGGCGCCGGGAAGCGTCTTGCACCTCGGGGATGTTCTCCTGGCGGTCGGCCCGCGGGACCGGCTGGAGGCGTTTCAGATTATCGTCGGGAAACCAACCGATCTCGATCTGTACACCCTTCCCAGCCTGATCACGACGCAGCGGGTCATGGTAACGGCGAAATCCGCGGTGGGCCGATCCCTTCAGGAGCTGAACCTGTTAAACCGCTATGGCGTGACGCTGACACGCGTCATGCGGGGAAGCATTGAGCTGGCCGCTGCGCCTTCGTTGTGCCTCCAGTTCGGAGATACGGTTCTGGTGGTTGGCGAAGAGGAAGCCATCCAGAAAGCCAGCCAAGCGCTGGGCAATTCCCCCCACCAGCTGAATGTCCCGCATCTGATCCCCATGTTTATCGGGATGGGACTGGGGGTCATTATGGGGTCGATCCCGTTTCATGTACCAGGTCTGCCGGCCCCTGTGAAATTAGGACTGGCGGGTGGGCCATTGATTGTGGCGATGATTCTAGCGCGGATCAACCGGATCGGTCCGGTGATCTGGTATATGCCGATCGGCGCCAATTTCATGATCCGGGAGTTTGGCCTGGTTCTCTTTTTGGCTTGCGTGGGCCTGCGGGCTGGAGAGCCGTTTTTCCGGGCGCTGCTCAATGGGTCAGGCTGGTACTGGATGGCCTGTGCGTCGCTGATTACGCTGGTGCCGCTGATGATCGGAGCCCTCTTTGTACGCCTGGTTTATAAGACGAATTATCTCTCACTCTGCGGCTTCCTCGCCGGGAGCATGAACTCCCCGGCCCTCGCCTTCGCTAATGCCATGGCTCCCTCGGATGCCCCGGCGATTGCCTTTGCCACAGTTTATCCGCTCGTCATGCTGTTGCGGGTTCTCACCGCTCAGCTCCTCGCGCTCTGGGTCTTGCGCTAG
- a CDS encoding metalloregulator ArsR/SmtB family transcription factor, which produces MDGESIVFKLKADFFKALAHPLRLALIERLKNGEMSVGQLVSALEVEQSSISKHLAILKQAGILHSRQEKVTVYYTIRDQDIFKVLNPIIDILGKKLKESERILAHLGRRKP; this is translated from the coding sequence GTGGATGGCGAAAGCATTGTTTTTAAATTAAAAGCGGATTTCTTCAAGGCATTAGCCCACCCGTTAAGACTGGCCCTCATTGAACGGCTGAAAAACGGTGAAATGTCCGTGGGGCAGTTGGTCAGTGCGCTGGAGGTCGAGCAATCGAGCATCTCCAAGCATCTGGCCATCCTCAAGCAGGCGGGCATTCTTCATTCCCGGCAGGAAAAGGTGACGGTTTATTACACGATCCGGGACCAGGATATTTTTAAAGTGCTGAATCCGATTATCGATATTCTTGGCAAAAAACTGAAGGAAAGCGAACGCATCCTGGCTCATCTGGGACGCCGCAAACCATGA
- a CDS encoding PTS sugar transporter subunit IIA — MKLTVRDVMKLFKVSEKTVYHWIYEDELPASQVQGQYRMNRAELFEWASTRQIPVPTDLIQKKGPAASFQPTLSGALTLGGIFYDAAGDSQSTVLQEVVRLMPLPEGFHRDDLLRVLMAREALGSTGIGDGIAVPHVRNPIILPISQASITLCFLRTPVDFGALDGRPVYAVFTLVSHTVRAHLYLLSQLSFALRQPSFGVLIAQRAPAPQILEAVRQVEAGFHLPTTERPSH, encoded by the coding sequence ATGAAATTAACCGTGCGCGATGTCATGAAATTATTCAAGGTGTCGGAGAAGACCGTTTACCATTGGATTTATGAGGATGAACTCCCTGCGTCTCAAGTCCAAGGGCAATACCGGATGAACCGGGCCGAACTCTTCGAATGGGCATCGACCCGGCAGATCCCGGTTCCAACTGATCTGATTCAGAAGAAGGGCCCCGCGGCGTCATTCCAGCCCACGCTTTCCGGAGCGCTCACCCTGGGCGGGATTTTTTATGACGCCGCCGGAGACAGTCAATCCACGGTTTTGCAGGAGGTCGTTCGCCTGATGCCTCTTCCGGAGGGGTTTCATCGCGACGATCTGCTGCGCGTTCTCATGGCCCGGGAAGCGTTAGGTTCCACCGGGATCGGCGACGGCATCGCCGTCCCTCACGTACGAAACCCGATTATCCTTCCAATATCGCAAGCTTCGATAACGCTCTGTTTTCTGCGCACGCCGGTGGATTTCGGCGCATTGGATGGCCGGCCGGTCTATGCGGTGTTCACCCTGGTCAGCCACACCGTCCGCGCGCATCTTTATCTGCTGTCCCAGTTGTCCTTTGCGCTTCGCCAGCCGTCCTTCGGCGTACTCATCGCCCAGCGCGCTCCGGCCCCCCAGATCCTGGAGGCGGTCCGGCAGGTCGAAGCCGGTTTTCATCTACCCACCACTGAAAGACCTTCGCATTGA